In Pedosphaera parvula Ellin514, the sequence TTGTCAGGGAGTAAGTGCATTCTCCGGATGCACTTCTCCTATTTTTACCGTATCGAATCCAAAAGTCTGTGGTATCCGTCGAACTTGGAGTAGGGTGACCGAATATCCACCTTTGACCAGAACGTTTTTGAGCTCCTCCAGTTCCGATTCCTCGAACCGGTATCCCAGGTAAATCTCCTGCAAGGTTTCTTTGGGGAAGGGGACTTTCTGCGGTTCAGGGCCCGGTAAAACCAATCTCCATTCCTCCTGAAAGGCCCAGACCTTGGACTTGCAATAGGCCAGTGGTTCCATTGGCACTTCGGAATATCGGATGGGGCGGGAAGTCTCAAAGAAAGGATGTTTGGCATCAAAACTCAGGCAAATCCCGCGATGATCCTCTCCATAGAGTGCCCACATTAATTCATTGTTCCAGTTCTCCGCTAAACAAAACATCCGCGAATGCTTGTGCTCTTCTTCAACGGCCCCTCTCCATTCCTTGTGGTTGCTGGGGTTAAACTCCTGTCGTAAGTCCGGCATTCCATTCGCGCACTGACGTTCTCCTGCAAATGTCTGAGGCTGCCGGGAAGGGATGGTTGAGCTGGCTCCCGCCAACTCTCTCCTGGGCTGGATGTCCTGCGGATCGTCAAAGTCGTCCGGCAGTGAGAAATAGAGGTAACCGGCTTCCAAAGCTTCCCTAGTGGCCTGCTTTAGCACATAGCCGTTTCCCTCCTGTTTTAGAATCGGTGCCCATGAAGTAAATTTATAGAGTTTGGTTGGAACTCTGTTCGCCATAACATCTAAAATTTCCTCTGAACTGCCCCTCTTTCAAGCGGGGGAAATTCCTTAACTTGGCTCCATTTGCCGATCCCCATCAAAACTCTCAACTCAGCCGTTGACACTTACCTTCCCTTTGTTACCCTCGCCGCCTCAGATTTTCGCGGTTTTTCCCCAGAAAACTGAACGACGGTGTCCGAAAAACACAATTTATGGCTAAAGCAAAATACGTATATATCTTCGGCAATAAGAAAGCCGACGGCGACGGTTCCATGAAAGCCCTCCTGGGCGGCAAGGGAGCCAATCTCGCTGAAATGACCCGTATCGGCCTTCCAGTGCCTCCGGGATTCACCATCACCACTGAAGTCTGCACCTATTACTACGCCAACAAGCGGACTTATCCCAAGGAACTCCAGGCCCAAGTTGAAGCCGGCGTCGCCAACATGGAGAAGATCCTTGGCAAGAAATTCGGCGACCTGAACAAGCCCCTCCTCGTCGCTGTCCGTTCCGGTGCCCGCGATTCCATGCCCGGCATGATGGACACCATTTTGAACCTCGGTCTGAACGACCAGACGGTCATCGCGCTCGAAAAAGCCAGTGGCAACCCTCGCTTTGCCTGGGATTGCTATCGCCGCTTCATCCAGATGTATGGCGACGTCGTCATGGGCGTGCAAAAGCGCCCCGGTGAAGATCACGAACCATTCGAAATCGTCATCGACCAACTGAAGGAAGAGTTGTTCCCCGGCCAACACCACGTTGAAGATACCAAGATTGATGCCGAAGGCTTGAAGGAGTTGGTCAATCGCTTCAAAGCCCTCGTCAAGGACCGCACCGGCAAGGCTTTCCCCAATAATCCCTGGGACCAGTTGAAAGGCGCTGTCGGCGCTGTATTCGGTTCCTGGATGAATGACCGCGCCATGGTTTACCGCCGCAAATACGGCATCCCATCTGAATGGGGAACTGCTGTCAATGTGCAGGCGATGGTATTCGGTAACACCGGTCAGAACTCCGGTTCTGGCGTCGCTTTCACTCGGGACCCTGCTTCCGGCGAAAAAGTGTTCTACGGTGAATTCTTGATGAATGCCCAGGGCGAAGACGTCGTTGCCGGCGTTCGCACTCCTGAACCGGTTGCCCTGCTCAAGAATGAGCAGCCCAAGGCTTTCGCTGAACTCGAGAAAGTCCGCAAGACGCTTGAAAGCCACTTCAAGGACATGCAGGACTTCGAGTTCACCATCGAAGACGGCCAATTGTTCATGCTCCAGACCCGTAACGGCAAGCGCACCGGCCTCGCGGCTGTTCGTATCGCTGTCGAAATGGTCAAGGAAAAGCTTATCACCTGGGAAACCGCCATCACTCGCGTCCCTGCTGAACAACTCGATCAGGTGCTCGCGCCTGTCTTCGACCGCGCCGCTGTCAAGGCCGCCAAGGTAATCGCCAAGGGCTTGCCCGCCGGTCCTGGTGCTGCTTCCGGTCGTATCTATTTCAATGCTGACCGCGCCGTTCTCGCTGCTGAAGCCAAGGAAAAGGTTCTCCTCGTTCGCGTCGAAACCTCTCCGGAAGATCTTCGCGGTATGATCGCCGCTGAAGGCATCCTCACCGCTCGCGGTGGTGTCAGCTCGCACGCTGCGCTCGTTGCTCGTCAAATGGGTAAGGTTTGCGTTTGCGGCGCCAGTGCGCTGCATGTCGACTATGCCAACAAGATTCTCATTGTCGACGGTCAGGAGTTCAAAGAAGGGGATTACCTCTCCATCGACGGAACCCTCGGCGAAGTCTATGCCGGCGAACTCAAGACTGCCGCTTCTGAAATCGTTCAGGTGCTCGTCGAGAAATCGCTGGACGCCAAGGACAGCGCCACCTTCCGTAACTTCAAGCAATTGATGGACTGGTGCGCCAAGGCCACCAAGCTGCTGGTTCGCACCAATGCTGATTCTCCGGACCAGACTGCCAACGCCATCGCGTTCGGCGCTTCCGGCATTGGTCTCTGCCGCACGGAACACATGTTCTTCGAAGGCGATCGCATCGACGCCATGCGCGAAATGATTCTCGCCGAGAACACTGAAGATCGTAAGAAGGCTCTCGCCAAGTTGCTCCCATACCAACGCGAGGATTTCATCGGTATCTTCAAGGAACTCAAAGGCCTCCCGGCCACCATCCGTTTCCTCGATCCGCCCTTGCACGAATTCCTGCCGCACGAAGGCAGCCTGATCCGCGACCTGAGCGAAAAGATCGGTGTCACCCCGGAAAAGATCGCCAAGCGTGTCGCTGAACTCCATGAGTTCAACCCGATGCTCGGTCACCGCGGTTGCCGTCTCGGCATCGCTTATCCTGAGATCAGCGAAATGCAGGCCCGTGCGGTGTTCGAAGCCGCCGTCGAAGTGCAGAAGAAGGGTATCAAGGTCAAGCCCGAGATCATGATCCCGCTCGTCGGCTTCCCGAAGGAACTGCAACTCCAGATCGACGTGGTCAACCGCGTTGCTCAGGAAGTCGCGAAGGAAAAGAAGACCAAGTTGAACTACCTGGTCGGCACCATGATCGAAATTCCTCGCGCCGCACTTGTGGCCGATGATATCGCCAAGGACGCCCAGTTCTTCAGCTTCGGCACCAACGACCTCACTCAGACTACGCTCGGTATGAGCCGTGACGACTCCGGCTCCTTCCTGCCGAAATACGGCGAACTGGAAATCATCAAGAAGAATCCGTTCGCTTCCATCGATCAAACCGGTGTCGGCCGGCTTATGCAAATGGCTGTCGAACTCGGTCGCAAGACCCGCCCTGACATCAAGCTGGGCATCTGCGGTGAGCACGGTGGCGATCCGGATTCCGTCAAATTCTGTCATCGGATTGGCTTGAACTACGTCAGTTGTTCGCCTTTCCGCGTCCCTGTTGCCCGCCTGGCTGCCGCGCAAGCTGCACTCAGTGAGGCGAAAGCCGCCAAAACGGCTCCGAAGAAAAAGAAGAAGTAAACCAGACTCAGATTCACCCTAAACGAAAGGCAGCCGCCCGGAAAGCCGGGCGGCTGTTTTGTTTAATTTATATCGCTTGCTCAGGCTGAACCGTCGACTCTTGGGACGGAAGAGGTGGAGTCCTACTGCTGCAGCCGTCGCTCTTTGCGGGCCTTTTCCTTGCTCTTATGGTCCTGCCAGACGATGCTGCAAACCAGCCACAATCCACCACCGCCCGCGCTCAGGAAGCAAAGGATCGCCAATCCGGGATACCCAAAGATTCTGAACGTGGTCGGCACCTGCATCAGCAGCGCCGCACCCACGATCAGGGCCGCAAGTATTAGACCCGTCGTGATTCGATTTGCCACCTTCTGGAATCCTTCCAGGTAGAGGTGGCTTTCCGGCACCTTTACCTTTAGATTAAACTCTGCGCCTGCCACCGTATCCATGAATTTGTTGAGTCGGGCCGGCAACGCTCCCACAAACTCCCGCATTTCCAGGGCCGACGAGAGTATCTTGCCTTCGCTAAAAGTTTTCTTCATCCGCTGGTTCATCAGCTTGCCCGCATTGCGGCGAATCGATTCGTTCGGATCAAAGGCTGGATCCAGGATCCTCCCGACCTGATCGAGTTGGAGCAGTGTCTTTCCTAAAACCGACAATTCGGTCGGCACGAACAAACCATTCTCGCCGGCATTTCGGCCCAACTCCAGTATCGTTTGTCCCACATCAATTTGTTTAAGCGTGTTATCCAGTTGGTCCGCCACCAATTGACTGATGCGCCGGCGAAAATCCACTTCGTTGAATTCCTCGGAAGTTTCCCCGATCTCGATGGCGATGTCTGCCGCCTCTTCGCTGTGCCCCTCGCTCACAGCAATGAGAAGTTTTAACAATTTATCCTGCAACCTTGGGGCGATATGCCCCACCATCCCCAAATCCAGCAAGGCAATCCGGAAATCATTGGTCAGGAATACGTTGCCCGGGTGTGGATCGGCGTGGAATAGCCCGTCCACCAGCACCTGTTGCAAGTAAGCCTTGAAGAGCTCTTCAGCCAGAACGCAGCCATCAATATCCAGGTGTATCAAAGGGGAAAGCTCAGTGATTTTTTTTCCTTCGATCCGTTCCATGGTCAACACGCGATGTGTCGTGTAATCAGCGATCGGCTGTGGAACCTGAATGCGTTGAAACCTCTTTAAATTCTGTCCGAGGGTTTTCAGGTTGGAAGCCTCGCGCTCGTAATCCAGTTCATTGGTCAAAGTCTTCTGAAATTCCTCCAATACCCTGACCATTTGATACCGCCGTCCCAACTTCGTATGGCGCTCAAAGAAATTGGCAATCTCCTGCAACGCCGCGAAATCCTCCGAAATTTGCTTGCGGATATGTGGACGTTGAACTTTCACCACCACCGGACGACCGTCTCTAAGTTCGGCTCGATGAACCTGGCCCAGCGAAGCCGCGGCAATCGGTTCCGAATCAAATCGTGTAAATGCCTTGGAGATTCTTACCCCCAACTCGCTCTCGACGATTTCTTCCACTTCGGCATAAGAGAAGGGTTTCACTTTATCCTGTAAGCGGCTTAGCGCTTTTAAATGTCGTTCAGGTAATAAGTCCGGACGACCTGCCAGCAATTGTCCAAGCTTCACGAATGTCGGTCCCATCGCCTCTAAATCATTGGGCAATTCCTCCTCAGACGCTGGTTGTGCTGCCTCCACACGTTCCTCGTCCTCCAGAGCATCATCGAGACCGAATTTCGACACCATGCTGGTATTTCCGTACTTAAGCAAAAGCATGGCAATATCTTTGTAACGTTTGAGATAATGTGGCGCGATTTTCATGGCTGGATTCCTTCGGCAGGTTTATTCGAACAATGTGTCGACGTCCTTCGAGCGTGGAATCGCCTCCGAAACTTCAACTCAAGCATATCGAAACCGCGCTTGGCCGACAAAACTGCCATGCTCTGACTATGAACTCCTGTGTAATAAAGTGGCATGGGGTAATTCCCTGCTTCCGTCTTAACCTAAACAGGTTGCAGCATTATTCTTTCTTTGAGGCCAGGCTGCGGATATGCTCCTGTTATGAAGAAGGCAGGAAGGTCGGCAGTTTACGCTGGCAGTTTTGACCCACTGACGGTCGGACATGTTTGGATGATTGAGCAGGGGGCCAGTTTGTTTGACGAACTGGTGGTGGCCATCGGCGACAATCCAGATAAGCAATACGCGTTTACCCTCGAAGACCGTTTGCAAATGCTCCGCAGTTCCACCAAGCAATTTCGTAATATCAAAATTGACTGCTTTTCCAATCAATTCCTGATCTCCTACGCGCAATCGATTGGTGCCCATTTCATCCTGCGCGGGGTGCGTTCTCAAACCGATTATGAATACGAACGCGTCATGCGGAATATCAACGGTGATCTGGATCAACAGATTACCACGATTTTTCTCATGCCACCCCGCGGGATTGCTGAGGTCAGCTCAAGTATGGTTAAAGGTCTTATCGGTCCGGAAGGCTGGGAGAAGATTGTGAAGGATTATGTGCCCAAGGCCGTGTTCGATCGGCTCGTAAAAAACTACCATGGCCAATCCAAGTCAAAGTAGGTGGTCCGAACTTTGGCAACGCCTGGGCGGGCAGGGCGATGGCTCGGTTATTTATGAGGATCTCTTCAAACGCTATCATGAACCTCACCGCGCCTATCATAACTTTGCTCACATCGAGCAATGCCTTCTCGAATTTGGTTCCTTACGATCTCTCGCCTCCAATCCGGATGCCATCGAACTCGCGATCTGGTTTCACGATGCCGTTTATGACACGCACGCTAAAGACAATGAAGAGCTGAGCGCGGAACTGGCCGTTGACGTAATGCAGTCTGCCGCCATCCCCGCTTCCTTAATTCAAACTGTCTCCAACTTGATCCTCGCCACCAAACACGCTGCGATGCCTGCTGACCCTGACGCGGCACTGTTCGTGGATGTGGACCTGTCCATTTTAGGGCAATCGGCAGAGAAGTTTGACGAATACGAGTTCCAAATTCGTCAGGAGTACAACTGGGTGGAGTCGAAAGCTTTCATCGAAGGCCGATCAAGAATTCTTGAAATATTCGTGAAGCGCCCCCGGATTTATTCAACAGAATGTTTCCATCAGAAATACGAGAACCAGGCTCGCGAAAATCTCGCTCGCTCCATAGCCCGGCTGAAAACTGGTGTTTGATGCGGCCTTTAATCCAGTGCCGACCGCATGGCATCGAACAAATTTTTGCCGGTGTTCACGGTGACCGGTTGTTTGGCTTTTTCATCCCCCAATTCCACTAGTTCTTCCGGCAGTTCCTTAAGAAATCCGGAGGGGTGGCACGGCATTACCTGGCCATACTTCTTGCGGCCCGTGCAATAGCTGATCGTGAGCGTCTGCATGGCGCGGGTAATCGCAACGTAAAACAACCGGCGTTCCTCATCTAGGGTTCCCTCAACCTTTGAACGGGAGTGGGGGAGCAAGCCATCCTCCAGACCCACAATGTAAACGTGTGGGAATTCCAAACCTTTGCAACTGTGCATGGTGATCAAAGTGACTGCTTCACCTTGGGCTTCCTTTTCCTCTTTGCGCTCGCTGTCCAGCGTCAATTCTTCAAGGAACGTCTGGAGCCGATCCGCCGGATCATTGGTCAACACCGGTTGATGAGTTCCATCGGGCCCGGCCACGATCGTGTGGTTGTCTTCGTCCAGTATGCCGGTTAAGTCCTTCAGGTTCCGAACGCGGTTATCGGCGGCCTCAGCCGTCTTTTCTGAACGCCGCAATTCCTCCAAATAACCTGTTTCGGTCAAAAACTTTTCAGCCCAGACTTTTAATGACATGCTTTGGCCACTGCTCAGTGGTGCCCGTGTTTCCTCCACAAACTTTACGAATTCTTCAATACTCTCCCGCGTTCTGGTTAGAAAGCTGGTGGTAACCATCGGGTTCTTCATCGCCTCGTAAACCGAACATTTGCGCTCATGACTGGCAGCCAACAGCCGTTCCATGGTGACATCGCTCAGGCCACGTGCTGGCACATTGGCGATGCGCAGCAAGCTGATATCATCATTTGGATTGATGAATAGCTTTAGATAAGCAAGGAAGTCTTTGATTTCACGCCGATCAAAATAACTCTGTCCGCCAATCAGATGATATCGTACCTGGCCTTGGCGCAATGCCGTTTCCAAGGCGCGCGATTGAATGTTGGTGCGGAATAAGATGGCCTGTTGGGACCATGGAATGCGGCTGGCGAGTCGCTTGAATTCGATCTGTTCAACGATTGCTTTCGCCTCCGCCTCATCGCTTTCAAAGGTATGCAGCGTGATTTTGGTTCCCTGACCTTTGTCTGACCAAAGCTGTTTGCCACGTCGGCGCAGGTTATTTTTGATGACCGCGTTTGCGGCCGTAAGAATTACATTTGTGGAGCGATAGTTCTGTTCCAGCTTAACCACCTTCACCTCCGGGAAATGCTTCTCCATATCAAGGAGATTGCTGATTTCCGCTCCGCGCCAGCCATAGATGCTCTGGTCATCATCACCGACCACGCATAGATTACGATGTTCCTTGGTCAAATAATGCACCAAACTGAATTGGGAGGCGTTGGTATCCTGATACTCATCGACCATGATGTAACGAAACCGGTTGCGACATGCTTCCAATGCATCTGGATGCTCTTCAAAAAGACGCAAGGTAAGCAGGATAAGATCGTCAAAGTCCACGGCATTACAGGCGCGCAGGGCCGACTCATAACGAGTCCGGATATGTTCCGCCATCGCTTTGATGCTTTCATCCGCAAACGCCGCAGCCTGGGAACCGCCGTTTTTGTATTTGCTAAGCATGGCCAGAATCGCCGCGGGATCAGTCTTTTCCCCTTTGGCAGAAACCTGGCTGAGAATCTTTTTGATCGCTCCCAGCTGCTCGGTTTGATCATAAATGACGAAATTCTTTTTGTAGCCGAGCTTCTCGATATGCTGTCGCAGGATCCTGACGCAGAGTGAGTGAAAGGTGCAAAGCGTTGGACGCTCAGGCTTTTCATCTCTGGATTTTTTTGATGGCCGCGGAATCAGCTTGTTAACACGCTCCTGCATTTCGCGGGCTGCCTTGTTGGTGAAGGTCACGGCCAGAATGCTGCCTGGTGCCACTCCACGTTCAATCATGTGGGCGATGCGAAAGGTAATCACTCGCGTTTTACCTGTGCCTGCTCCCGCGAGGATTAAAACCGGGCCGCGGATGGTCTCTGCCGCCATCCGCTGCTGCGGATTGAGTGTGCTCAAGTTCAACATCGCCCGCGAAGTGTAGGAGGAGTCTGGCTGAACGCAAGTCGCGGAAAAAATGCATCAGTTTTCGCAGTAATCCGGCGTTGTACTCATCCGCGCAAACACGCAAGAAAAAACTATCTGAAACCAGGGTGCCGGAGGCTCGTTCCTTTGGAGGCTTGGAAATTTTCGTATCTTCGTTTGATATTTACCGATCCCTACCGTCTTGAGATATTTAGGACCAACGTGGTGGGGTGCCGAACTCTCTACAACTTTGCAGGGCATCGCTCTCATGGCGAAAGCGCTCAGCCCTTCAAAGTGCTGCTCCCTTGCGATCGATTACAATTTCCGTTGGCCACGCTGCTGGAGACAACCTCGCCAGGTAAAGCACGGTTTCGGCCACATCTTCCGGTTGCAAATAGTCATGTCCCTTTTTGCCAGTCATGGGGGTTGCCACCATGGCCGGGCAAATCGCTGTTACCTTGATGTTGTCTTGCTTGCCCTCATCCGCCAAAGCTTGCGTCAGGGCTTGCACACCAAACTTCGAGGCACTATAGGCCCCAGTACCGGCCCACGCAAATTTGCCGGCGACGGAACTCAGGTTGATAATCATTCCGCGCGGTTCATTGTTTTTTGATTTGTTCCGTCTCATTTGCTTATAGGCGGCGCGCGCGCACCAGAAAGTTCCGTACAAATTCGTCTTAAGGATACGATCGAAGTCCTTCGTGGAAGTTTTTTCAATCGTATCTCCTCCGCCAACACCGGCACTGTTCACCAAAATGTGGATGGTTCCAAATGCTTTCACTGTTTCGCTAACCAGCCGTTCGCAATCTTCCTCCTTCGCGACATCCGCTTTTATTCCCAGCGTTGAAGTCCCATACTGCTGAATGAGTATCTGCGCAACTTTTTGGTTTTCCGCATGGCGGCGTGCGGTAATGACAATTTTTGCCCCCTCACGTGCCAAAGCGATTGCGATTGCCTTGCCGATCCCACTATTCCCGCCTGTTATAATGGCCACCTTTTCCTTGAATTCCATAATTCATTTGAATGGTGAAATCGACGCTGCCAATCGAGATGTGCTTGCCGCTTTATCTGACCGGTTTGGAGGCTGTGCACTCGAGATGGTAGCCGCGCCACAAAGGTGAGATGCATTTCTGGGATGTGGCAGAGAAACTTTTGAAATGGCTGGCTCTCATAATCCGCAGTAATTCACTCTTGCTTAACCCGCAAAAAGGAACGTTGCCTTCGCGCATATCCAGTGAAATCTGGAGGGTTTTGGGAAGGAATGGATAAATGGTTTTTCTAATTCTCCTCCGAATCCTCCGCGCTCGGGGCAGGGTGAGGATGTCCACTGCATCGAAGAAAAGTTTTCCACCGGGCTTCAGCCAATCATAAAAATTGTTGCAGATTTCCACGGTGACCGGACAGCCATTTCCAAACATTCCCAGCGAATAAATAAAATCAAAAGAACGGGAAGGAAATGACACCAGGTGAGCGTTGGCGCACCGAAGCTGGACATCTTTTATGGTGATGTCTCCCTGCCGTACCGGATTTTCAGCAATGCGGAGCATTTCTTCACAAATATCGATGCCCGTCAAATGCGTTATATTATTTAAACAATGAAAGTAACGACCGGTACCACAACCAAGATCCAAGGCTGAAACAGGCCGTCCAAAACTGGACGTAATTGTGCTGAGAATTTCCTTCAAATGTCGATGGTGGTCAGTGGTGATTTCAATCTCATCGTCACTCCGATATTTCGCAGCGATCATTCGATAGGATGCTGCGATATTCCCTCCTATTTCTTCATGATCCAATACTGTCGGTATGGTTCGATCTGTAAATACTTCGTTTTCGTATGGCACAACTTTTCTCCCGGAGGGTGATCAAGATTAGACAGGCTGCTTACCCTGGCAACCTGTTGTAATGAAGGTCATGTTTTAATGCACTGCCTTTTCAAGGATTTCACACTGTTGCTGGCGTATCCAACGCGCGCGCGCGAGCGAAGGAGGCTGCTCCACTCGCACCTCCCGCAGCGGCCGCGATAGCACTCAAAACCAGCATGCCAAAGGCACTCCAACCGGCAATTGATACTCCTTTGGCTGTTTTCTCGCCAACCACACGCGCTTTCTGTTCAACCTGGCCCTTGGTTTTCTGATAATCCTGGACCCAACGATCCACGGTGCGGTTTGCTTCGTCCTGGCTCATGTGGTTGTTTGACACCAGAAGGTTTACAACGGATTGACGGGCCTCCTGGTCGGAACCATCGCTTTTTAACAATTTGCCAACAGCAACGGTTAATTGGGCGTTTTCTTGCGCGGTGTTATCTTTCGAAACGGACTGGATATCTTGCTTGATGGAATCCGCGCCGCCCCCGGATGCCCCCTGCAGAGCAGAGCTAATTCCGCCCGCTCCACCAGAATCGTTCTGCATTGAAGCCACAGCTTCTCCGGCTCCAGGTATGGCCTGACCAAGCAGTTTGGCCCCACCACTAAGAATGCCACCAATGCCCATGGTCATGAGAATCAAGGTTAACAACGTGGTTGTTCCCCATGTTACCAGCCCATGCAGACTGCCTTCCCGGGCAAATCCCGCCATTCGACCCGCGACCCAGGCACCGCAAAACATTGAAATTAAGCTGGTTACTATCAACCAAATTGCGGCACCAATCCCGAAGCCTTGCCCAGGATTTTGCTGTGACAGGGGGCTTACAGCACTGGCACCTATGCTTATACCAAGTATGGTTAATACAAGATTTACCACCAAGGTGATGATTAATCCGGCAAAAATTGCCGCCCACGATATCCGTCTTAGAGCCGGTTGCCGTGGTATTACCGATTGTTCATATACAACTTCCTCTTTCATAATTTGCTCCTTCATCGGATGTCGAACTATTCTATAATTCTGAATTCCAGATTAGGGTCAAACTCATGTTCCTTCCGCAATCTCTTTATAAAAGATAACAAACAAGGAGCTTTCATTTTATGGGGTGTTGTGCCAATGACAGTTTTAACGTCCCCATGAAAGAAGCTTAATTTGAAAAATGGCCCCGAGTTAAGTTCCGTGATCAGTCTGCTTATTTTTAAAAGATGGGCGAATTCAAACCTCGGCGAGCGCTCGCGAATTAATGCTGGTCTTTGCCAGTTCGCTTAGTTTGCGATCTGTTTCCTCCTCTTCATCCAAAATTTGTCCCAACACTTGTTTAATATCATCCCGACCCATTTGTGAAGCCCACTGCATGATTGTGCGATAGCTGGCTATCTCATAGTGTTCGATCTTTTGAGCCGCGCCAATGATTGCCGCATCCTTGACTGGCGGAGTGACCTTGGAACTGAGGATTTCTTCAGCCTCTTTCAAAATGCCTCTCATGGCCTCGCAAACCTTTGCCTTTGGCGGCTGTCCGAGCATTTTAAAAACCTCCTCAAGCAGGTTTACGTGACCTTCTGTTTGTTGGAGATGCTCTTCGATGGCAGATCTTAA encodes:
- a CDS encoding DUF2971 domain-containing protein produces the protein MANRVPTKLYKFTSWAPILKQEGNGYVLKQATREALEAGYLYFSLPDDFDDPQDIQPRRELAGASSTIPSRQPQTFAGERQCANGMPDLRQEFNPSNHKEWRGAVEEEHKHSRMFCLAENWNNELMWALYGEDHRGICLSFDAKHPFFETSRPIRYSEVPMEPLAYCKSKVWAFQEEWRLVLPGPEPQKVPFPKETLQEIYLGYRFEESELEELKNVLVKGGYSVTLLQVRRIPQTFGFDTVKIGEVHPENALTP
- the ppdK gene encoding pyruvate, phosphate dikinase; protein product: MAKAKYVYIFGNKKADGDGSMKALLGGKGANLAEMTRIGLPVPPGFTITTEVCTYYYANKRTYPKELQAQVEAGVANMEKILGKKFGDLNKPLLVAVRSGARDSMPGMMDTILNLGLNDQTVIALEKASGNPRFAWDCYRRFIQMYGDVVMGVQKRPGEDHEPFEIVIDQLKEELFPGQHHVEDTKIDAEGLKELVNRFKALVKDRTGKAFPNNPWDQLKGAVGAVFGSWMNDRAMVYRRKYGIPSEWGTAVNVQAMVFGNTGQNSGSGVAFTRDPASGEKVFYGEFLMNAQGEDVVAGVRTPEPVALLKNEQPKAFAELEKVRKTLESHFKDMQDFEFTIEDGQLFMLQTRNGKRTGLAAVRIAVEMVKEKLITWETAITRVPAEQLDQVLAPVFDRAAVKAAKVIAKGLPAGPGAASGRIYFNADRAVLAAEAKEKVLLVRVETSPEDLRGMIAAEGILTARGGVSSHAALVARQMGKVCVCGASALHVDYANKILIVDGQEFKEGDYLSIDGTLGEVYAGELKTAASEIVQVLVEKSLDAKDSATFRNFKQLMDWCAKATKLLVRTNADSPDQTANAIAFGASGIGLCRTEHMFFEGDRIDAMREMILAENTEDRKKALAKLLPYQREDFIGIFKELKGLPATIRFLDPPLHEFLPHEGSLIRDLSEKIGVTPEKIAKRVAELHEFNPMLGHRGCRLGIAYPEISEMQARAVFEAAVEVQKKGIKVKPEIMIPLVGFPKELQLQIDVVNRVAQEVAKEKKTKLNYLVGTMIEIPRAALVADDIAKDAQFFSFGTNDLTQTTLGMSRDDSGSFLPKYGELEIIKKNPFASIDQTGVGRLMQMAVELGRKTRPDIKLGICGEHGGDPDSVKFCHRIGLNYVSCSPFRVPVARLAAAQAALSEAKAAKTAPKKKKK
- a CDS encoding ABC1 kinase family protein; the encoded protein is MKIAPHYLKRYKDIAMLLLKYGNTSMVSKFGLDDALEDEERVEAAQPASEEELPNDLEAMGPTFVKLGQLLAGRPDLLPERHLKALSRLQDKVKPFSYAEVEEIVESELGVRISKAFTRFDSEPIAAASLGQVHRAELRDGRPVVVKVQRPHIRKQISEDFAALQEIANFFERHTKLGRRYQMVRVLEEFQKTLTNELDYEREASNLKTLGQNLKRFQRIQVPQPIADYTTHRVLTMERIEGKKITELSPLIHLDIDGCVLAEELFKAYLQQVLVDGLFHADPHPGNVFLTNDFRIALLDLGMVGHIAPRLQDKLLKLLIAVSEGHSEEAADIAIEIGETSEEFNEVDFRRRISQLVADQLDNTLKQIDVGQTILELGRNAGENGLFVPTELSVLGKTLLQLDQVGRILDPAFDPNESIRRNAGKLMNQRMKKTFSEGKILSSALEMREFVGALPARLNKFMDTVAGAEFNLKVKVPESHLYLEGFQKVANRITTGLILAALIVGAALLMQVPTTFRIFGYPGLAILCFLSAGGGGLWLVCSIVWQDHKSKEKARKERRLQQ
- the coaD gene encoding pantetheine-phosphate adenylyltransferase — encoded protein: MKKAGRSAVYAGSFDPLTVGHVWMIEQGASLFDELVVAIGDNPDKQYAFTLEDRLQMLRSSTKQFRNIKIDCFSNQFLISYAQSIGAHFILRGVRSQTDYEYERVMRNINGDLDQQITTIFLMPPRGIAEVSSSMVKGLIGPEGWEKIVKDYVPKAVFDRLVKNYHGQSKSK
- a CDS encoding HD domain-containing protein: MANPSQSRWSELWQRLGGQGDGSVIYEDLFKRYHEPHRAYHNFAHIEQCLLEFGSLRSLASNPDAIELAIWFHDAVYDTHAKDNEELSAELAVDVMQSAAIPASLIQTVSNLILATKHAAMPADPDAALFVDVDLSILGQSAEKFDEYEFQIRQEYNWVESKAFIEGRSRILEIFVKRPRIYSTECFHQKYENQARENLARSIARLKTGV
- a CDS encoding ATP-dependent helicase; its protein translation is MLNLSTLNPQQRMAAETIRGPVLILAGAGTGKTRVITFRIAHMIERGVAPGSILAVTFTNKAAREMQERVNKLIPRPSKKSRDEKPERPTLCTFHSLCVRILRQHIEKLGYKKNFVIYDQTEQLGAIKKILSQVSAKGEKTDPAAILAMLSKYKNGGSQAAAFADESIKAMAEHIRTRYESALRACNAVDFDDLILLTLRLFEEHPDALEACRNRFRYIMVDEYQDTNASQFSLVHYLTKEHRNLCVVGDDDQSIYGWRGAEISNLLDMEKHFPEVKVVKLEQNYRSTNVILTAANAVIKNNLRRRGKQLWSDKGQGTKITLHTFESDEAEAKAIVEQIEFKRLASRIPWSQQAILFRTNIQSRALETALRQGQVRYHLIGGQSYFDRREIKDFLAYLKLFINPNDDISLLRIANVPARGLSDVTMERLLAASHERKCSVYEAMKNPMVTTSFLTRTRESIEEFVKFVEETRAPLSSGQSMSLKVWAEKFLTETGYLEELRRSEKTAEAADNRVRNLKDLTGILDEDNHTIVAGPDGTHQPVLTNDPADRLQTFLEELTLDSERKEEKEAQGEAVTLITMHSCKGLEFPHVYIVGLEDGLLPHSRSKVEGTLDEERRLFYVAITRAMQTLTISYCTGRKKYGQVMPCHPSGFLKELPEELVELGDEKAKQPVTVNTGKNLFDAMRSALD
- a CDS encoding SDR family oxidoreductase: MEFKEKVAIITGGNSGIGKAIAIALAREGAKIVITARRHAENQKVAQILIQQYGTSTLGIKADVAKEEDCERLVSETVKAFGTIHILVNSAGVGGGDTIEKTSTKDFDRILKTNLYGTFWCARAAYKQMRRNKSKNNEPRGMIINLSSVAGKFAWAGTGAYSASKFGVQALTQALADEGKQDNIKVTAICPAMVATPMTGKKGHDYLQPEDVAETVLYLARLSPAAWPTEIVIDRKGAAL